The following coding sequences are from one Rutidosis leptorrhynchoides isolate AG116_Rl617_1_P2 chromosome 11, CSIRO_AGI_Rlap_v1, whole genome shotgun sequence window:
- the LOC139876167 gene encoding uncharacterized mitochondrial protein AtMg00810-like, giving the protein MEQPPGFVAQGESGKVCKLRKAIYGLKQSPRAWFAKFNAVVRDFGLKRSAYDHSVFFASSRSGCILLVVYVDDIIITVSDKEGINRLKTFLSTQFQTKDLGPLKYFLGIEVSRNKKGIFLSQRKYCLDVLSDSGVISGKPCETPMIPNFKLKTDDGELLINPEKYRRIVGKLNYLTLTRPDIAFPVSVVSQFLSSPRTSHWDAVTHILKYLKGTPGRGILYQNHGHHTIEGFSDADYNGDPATKRSTTGYCVFVGGNLVSWKSKKQKVVSRSSAESEYRAMAQTTCELIWVRNILDEIGFAQSEPMNLWCDNKAAIHIANNPVFHERTKHIEVDCHFTREKLEGIIRIPHVKSNEQLADIFTKALPGNCIRRFCSKLGIINIYAPA; this is encoded by the coding sequence atggagcaaCCACCTGGGTTTGTTGCTCAGGGGGAGTCTGGTAAAGTATGCAAATTACGAAAAGCAATATATGGTTTGAAGCAATCTCCTCGTGCCTGGTTTGCAAAGTTCAATGCGGTAGTTAGGGACTTCGGTCTAAAAAGGAGTGCATATGATCACTCGGTATTCTTCGCTTCATCAAGATCTGGGTGCATTTTACTTGTTGTCTATGTAGATGACATTATAATTACCGTGAGTGATAAAGAAGGAATTAACAGATTGAAAACATTCTTAAGCACTCAATTTCAAACAAAGGATCTCGGCCCTTTGAAATATTTTCTTGGTATTGAAGTCTCTCGAAATAAAAAAGGCATTTTCTTATCTCAGAGAAAGTATTGCTTAGATGTACTCAGTGATTCCGGTGTGATTAGCGGAAAACCTTGTGAAACACCAATGATACCGAATTTTAAGTTGAAGACTGATGATGGAGAACTACTCATCAATCCAGAAAAGTATAGAAGAATCGTCGGCAAGTTGAATTATCTTACTCTCACCCGTCCTGATATTGCCTTTCCAGTGAGTGTTGTTAGTCAGTTTCTATCATCTCCAAGAACCTCACATTGGGATGCCGTCACTCATATTTTGAAGTACTTGAAAGGTACTCCGGGTCGTGGTATCCTGTACCAGAATCATGGTCATCACACTATTGAAGGTTTTTCTGATGCTGATTATAATGGTGATCCCGCGACTAAACGGTCTACAACAGGTTATTGTGTCTTTGTTGGAGGAAATCTTGTATCTTGGAAAAGTAAGAAACAGAAGGTAGTATCTCGTTCAAGTGCGGAATCCGAGTATCGAGCAATGGCACAAACTACCTGCGAGCTTATATGGGTTCGTAATATTCTTGACGAGATTGGTTTTGCTCAATCCGAGCCAATGAACTTGTGGTGTGATAACAAAGCAGCCATTCATATTGCAAACAACCCTGTCTTTCATGAAAGAACCAAACATATAGAAGTTGACTGTCATTTCACTCGAGAAAAGTTGGAAGGAATTATCAGAATACCTCACGTCAAAAGTAATGAACAGTTGGCCGATATCTTCACCAAAGCATTACCTGGAAATTGTATCCGTCGGTTTTGTAGCAAGCTGGGCATAATCAATATCTATGCTCcagcttga